In Clupea harengus unplaced genomic scaffold, Ch_v2.0.2, whole genome shotgun sequence, the genomic window CATTACCCTTCCATGGAGCCATTCCTTGTCGCTATTCTAGTCTTTGCCTTTCAGATATTTTTCTCGGCCTACCACATCTTTCCTTTCTGTTCCTGTGGCCTTCCATTTTCTTACTACATTTCTGActgtggagacagacacctCAAACCTTTTTGATAACTATTTATATCCCTCTCCTAATTCATATTGACGAATCATCTTTTTCGACAGGTTTTTAAGTCATTAGAGAGCTATTTTGAGGTTCCCATGTTGCTACTTTCCAacagagaatgaaggagaagcACCCCTAGCAACTAGTTACTGTATGTAAAATTAGCTTTTTAATGATTGTTTGCACCTTTGTTTGCAGTTTAAAGTTCAATCAGCTAATCAAAAGAATGTTGTGTTTCAATCAATCAGCATTAAGTGactacaggtattcaaatcaacacACTTAAAAGGGTGCCCACatttttgcacagcctatttttcacattagATTTTATTTCATAAAACTCAATACTGCTACATTAAGCGTTCTCAATGACAACCAATGACAACCAATGACATATTGCAAATTAACATGCAacctcagaggggtgccaaaTCTTTTGCATAAAACTGTACATTCATTCATACTGTATATTCACTTAGCAGtcccttttatccaaagcaacctaaagtacagtacagatGTAGTTTTCATCAGTATGTTTATATTCCCATGGTATGGAACCAGTCATGCCATGCTTCATGTCATGAGtccctgtggctgtgtgttttacTCACCAGCGCGTGGTCGAAGCTGAAGGTACTGATGTAGTAGGCAGAGATGTCACTGTCGGCCAGAGGCTGGGAGATCTGGGCCACAATCCCACACTCATCTGAAGGCAAAAACAGGAAAGAAATAATAGTACGTACAGGGCAGGTTGGGGAAAAAAGGAATTCATTTTATTCCTTTATCGTTGAAGTCTTCAACCAAAGCGTTTTTTGGCAAAGTAGCTTACAAAGCAGTGAAGCCACGTGTCTGCTAATACACTGATGTTTAAGTGTTTTAGACTGTATCCCTAATCTACAGTCTGAACACAGAGTGGCAGCCTTACCAAAGAAATGCCTGAGAGGTAAATAACCTCAGCCTAAGCAGAGTTCATAATCAGTATTAGCGGATGAACGAAAGCGATCACCAAtttaaggtttaaaaaaaagataccgACATATTTTTCCAAGCAGTATTATCATTGTGAACACTTGCTGTAGTACATTTCTATTCTAATGGTAAAATAAGTTAGGTGTCTACTAAAACTCATTCACACATGGCAACATTTTTTGCTGAATCTTGAATTTTACAGGGCACTGTCCAGTGGAACTGCAAGCGGGCATGTCCAGCCCTGGCAGTCTGTGTGCGCGGCTGGCATCCCTGACTCAGCAGTCCAAAGATCAGTAGCAAGCCCAGAGTGCCAGTCTAAACTCACAACAGCGCCAGTCAGCAGAcggcccccaccccccctcattATATACGGGTGGCAGACGGCAGCATGTTTGCTGCGCTATGAGCTATGCTATAAGACTGACCTGGAGTTAGATTGTGTTTGCCTAACCTGCGTTGTGTGAACAGCAGAGTGGACATGTGAGGGTAAAACCTatgggtgctagtgtctgtcgCTGGCACATTGACctgcttgctgctgctgctgctaaaaTGCGGTGTTTTGCTGGACGCAATGCAAAATAGTCTGTCAAATTTGGCTAGGCTGTTAATTTATAACCCACTGCCACAAGTTCACAAATGATTCTTTCAGAACCACGGTTAATATCACTTCCACGTTCTTATCTGACTTCCATGTCAGATAAGAGACATAACAGGTCAGATAAGAGACATAACATGTCAGACAAGAGACATAACAGGTCAGATAAGAGACAAAACTATGATTGGGGTATATTATAAAACTCTACCTCAGTGAGATTCTGCAGTGTTGGTCTAGTTATTTGGGCAGGGTTGCACTGACAGGAGTTTTTGAGTGCTgacattgtttgtgtttgactgaTAATGAGGGACTCACCGAAGCCCAAGGGCTGGCCTCCAATTCGCACCATTCTCCAGAGCTCTCCTGACGAGCTTGTGAACAAGAGATCCGCAGGgaacctgaaaacacacacaaacacacacacaccaaccgcATGAGAGCTGATCTCCCAAGACACACTGGGATAAATAGCATCGAGTGCTCCTGCTGTACTCACTGTCTTTGTGCCTCGGTGTCCATGACCAAGGAGATGTACCCCTCTATCAGGGAGAACGAGAAGAACTTGACACGCTGGAGGTCTTCACTTGAGTGACCTTCTTCTTTTGGACTGGACAAATAGGCAGAGAAATGGTGCTGaacacaatacaacaatacATCACAAAGCACAACATTAGATTGTGGCAATGCTGCGCGtctgtaatcattttttttatgtttgtgcaCAATGTGTATATCTTGTACTTGAGAAGTACACACTGAAACCGATGATCTTTGTAGCAGATAGATAACAGTGAAGGAACAGTGAGCTAAGTCAGAGGCTTTGGTAAAGAATGACGTCAGTATTTAGAAAGCCTGACTAATAGACCAGCATCATACAGAGTAACCGCcaacatttttatatttaactTGATAAACAACTGTACATCATAACTGTTACATCATAGAGTCATTCCTCCATTTTGCAACCTTTCCAAACGGTGACTCCAATTTAAAATCTGCCACTGTCATTATAATTCATTGTGCTCGGTTGAGAGAAGATGAACACGCGGGACAAGACGAGTTCCCGGTACCTGTTTGAGTAGAAAAGCACATCGATGAGCGTGGTGGCGATGGCGGGCAGCGTGTCAGGGTCCAGGCTCATCACGCAGAACTGATTCTCGGGGATCAGCACAGGGTGCACTGTGGCCTTCGCAGCTGTGTTCAgcaacagaggggagagagggggatgagaaagaggaggaggaggagaaggggagagaggggggtgagagagaggaggaggaggagaaggggaggaggatgTGTTTCAAATCTAAGGTGCTAGTTGTACTGATTTTCAATGCATTTGTGTAACAGTTTCATTTGTTCATTAGAAGACTTCTTATAAGAGTCAAACAAGTGAGGTTGAGTTCAAGAGTTTGAGTGCAGAGCACAAGTTCTATATCCAAGTTTACATTCTACCAAGCTCAAAGTGCAGGGCTGACAAGGCTGTAATAAGGGATAGAATGTTATTTAACAGTTAGGGAAATTAGCTAACTAGAGCTAGAGTTTCCCAAATTACACAAACATTGTCATAATGCAGGATATGGTTGATTGGATCCACTTTACTCGGACGTATGTATATTTTTGTTGTGTAGACTGACCATCTTTTCCATTCTTCTGCAGGCCATTCTGGGTGTCCTGATGGTGGACAGGAACAGactctccccccacctccctgtaAATGTTAAACTCCTCCTGCAGGGTGTGGATCACTACCGACAGGTCTTTCTCTCGCACCTGAGAGGAAGAACACAGTCAGACATTTGTAAGAAACTACATTCTCACTTAAAGCAGCACCATGCAACCAtctgccactttttgaggtacgTTTTTACAGGCAACTCGTTTTTGGcctcatcttcaaattcattttgatggtatacagttacgtgaaggacagataaactcATGTGCTGTGCCCACCAGACATCATGGATATGCACCGTGTAGTACTGTGTTTCAGGTTGGAACACCCCGCgcaaatgtaagaaaagctatCACAGCCCAATATTGACAACTATATCGCCAAGAGACACCAATTAGCATGTTGGCAAGCTTTATCAGTGTCAGCAAGGCTGTTGgaggtgtttgcaaggtttttgaatGCCTTTGGGGTAGTTAGCTGGCATGTTTCAGACCAAAACGCCTTACTGCTGCTTAAACAACCTGTGTTTATAATGCAGCCCATAAAAACAAAAGATAaccaaaaacatataaacaggCTTCAGGGATTTCAAGAAAATACCCACAGACATTTGAATTTACATAGGGGCATTCGCTTTGCCGCGTATCATGTGTTTTCAACTGGTCAATGAACAGCGGTACGACCAGGACATACCAGTTGGACTTATGTGTTAACTGGTAACCATGTACATTTCTCAATCCCTAAGCCATTCCAACCCTACATCATACATGTTGACCGAGTATAGGGTTATTCTTTAGGGCTGCAGTGTCTCACCAGGATGAAGTCTGTCTGGTAGGTGGACAGCATGAAGACGGACACCTTCTGCTCCGCCAGCGGGGCGATGACCGACTTGGCGATCTTGGTGACACCCACCGCCTGCGAGCTGCTGGAGGCGTTGCCATTGGAGACGACGTTGAGCGGCAACCAGGTGGAGCCTTCCACCTGTAGATGTTCTGACGGCTGCAGTTCTGCaaaggcagagaaaaaacaTGCAGTCACGTAggggggaaaacaaacacacatcctcactCTTCACACATAGATTTATTTAGACATTGCGATTCCAGAACAGTTACGCTTAcaagaccccccccacacacactttaaggcTAAAGGTCACCCTTGAGTTTGAGGGGATCAGTTAACACGGAGTATCAACACCCCCACCCATCACCCTATCCAACAGTACTGGAGAGTCCCACTCAGCCTTCTCTGGAAGCCCAGAGGGGGGATCAGAGTACGGGAGGGCCTGCCAAGGCTGGGGCTGCTGACCTCTGGCAGCTACCTgggaaacaggtgtgtgtgtgtgtgtgtgtgccaccagaTAGGAAGCTGGGAGTGTGCCCCAGCTCATTAGGGGATGCTGGGAAACTGAAGCGGAGGAAGGAGCGCATGGCCAGAGGaagcagggagtgtgtgtgtgtgtgtatgtgtgtgtcaaggctTTGCCACTGTCAATGTATAGTGAATGACGGTGTGTATTTAGGACATGTAGCTTGCGAATAGGTCTCCGATAAACACATTCAAGGACAAGGCCAGTTTTAGCTGGGATAACAGTTtggaaacagtttttttttattttttattatcaaTCAATGACGAGTGGGGAGGGGTTGTAAGTAGTAACAAAGAGGACATTTTCATTTGTACCCTGACAGTGTCAATACTGCTTCTGCCGAGGGGATTAGACAAGATGCtacatctgtatctgtgtcat contains:
- the castor1 gene encoding cytosolic arginine sensor for mTORC1 subunit 1 codes for the protein MDLHILDHRLRVTSISKTGLVHFTHPLIKLIFLRNRSRCKFFSLTETPENYTVVLDEEGFKELQPSEHLQVEGSTWLPLNVVSNGNASSSSQAVGVTKIAKSVIAPLAEQKVSVFMLSTYQTDFILVREKDLSVVIHTLQEEFNIYREVGGESVPVHHQDTQNGLQKNGKDAAKATVHPVLIPENQFCVMSLDPDTLPAIATTLIDVLFYSNSPKEEGHSSEDLQRVKFFSFSLIEGYISLVMDTEAQRQFPADLLFTSSSGELWRMVRIGGQPLGFDECGIVAQISQPLADSDISAYYISTFSFDHALVPEEDIVTVTDMLQRQRKEPGC